One genomic region from Balneola sp. encodes:
- a CDS encoding NADH-quinone oxidoreductase subunit F (part of NADH-ubiquinone oxidoreductase complex I; shuttles electrons from NADH, via FMN and iron-sulfur (Fe-S) centers, to quinones in the respiratory chain; NuoF is part of the soluble NADH dehydrogenase fragment, which represents the electron input part of NADH dehydrogenase) yields MASDWKSFEPVLIPDIPNLEKIDVYTKNGGYKALEKVVKGNEWTPESVVNEVKEANIKGRGGAGFNAGLKWSFMPKPDGGPRYLACNGDESEPGTFKDRKIFEYNPHLFIEGALIAAYAMQITTIYVYVRGEYIDWVEMMEKALQDARDKGYIGKNLFGTDYSVEFEITYGAGAYICGEETSMLESLEGKRGYPRVKPPFPAQKGLWGRPTTINNIETLANVPGIINNGAEWFKGIGKESHPGPVLYGISGHVNRPGVYELPSGVSVLELIDDVAQGIRGGKKLKALIPGGSSTPVLRADQLDGVSMDADSLREAGSMMGTAGMIVMDEETDMVDALWRISHFYHHESCGQCTPCREGTGWAEKILLKIKNGDGELRDLDLLLDLTTQMEGRTICALADAAAWPIRHTINRFRDEFEARCKKSAHAVA; encoded by the coding sequence ATGGCTTCTGATTGGAAATCTTTTGAACCGGTACTTATTCCCGACATTCCCAACCTCGAGAAAATTGATGTTTACACCAAAAATGGTGGCTACAAAGCACTCGAAAAGGTAGTGAAGGGTAACGAGTGGACACCGGAAAGTGTAGTTAATGAAGTTAAAGAAGCGAATATTAAAGGTCGGGGCGGTGCCGGTTTCAATGCCGGACTAAAGTGGTCGTTCATGCCCAAACCTGATGGCGGGCCACGCTACCTCGCTTGTAATGGTGACGAGTCTGAGCCTGGTACCTTCAAAGACCGAAAAATCTTCGAGTATAATCCACACCTATTTATTGAAGGTGCATTGATAGCAGCTTATGCTATGCAAATCACTACTATATATGTATATGTTCGTGGTGAGTATATCGATTGGGTAGAGATGATGGAAAAAGCTCTACAGGATGCAAGAGACAAAGGCTATATTGGTAAAAACCTTTTTGGAACCGATTATAGTGTTGAATTTGAGATTACTTACGGAGCAGGTGCTTATATCTGTGGCGAAGAGACTTCAATGCTGGAATCATTAGAAGGTAAGCGTGGATATCCACGTGTTAAGCCTCCCTTCCCTGCTCAGAAAGGATTATGGGGACGCCCAACAACCATCAATAACATTGAAACACTTGCCAACGTCCCCGGAATAATTAATAATGGCGCGGAATGGTTTAAAGGGATCGGTAAAGAATCCCATCCAGGTCCTGTACTCTATGGAATATCCGGTCACGTAAATAGACCTGGTGTTTATGAATTGCCATCGGGTGTCTCTGTTTTGGAACTCATTGATGATGTAGCTCAGGGAATTCGCGGCGGGAAAAAACTTAAAGCCCTGATTCCAGGAGGTTCTTCTACACCAGTACTTCGAGCCGATCAGCTAGACGGTGTTTCTATGGATGCTGATTCTCTTAGAGAAGCGGGTTCTATGATGGGAACAGCCGGTATGATAGTGATGGACGAAGAAACAGACATGGTTGATGCTCTTTGGAGAATTTCTCACTTTTATCACCATGAGTCTTGTGGTCAATGTACTCCTTGCCGTGAAGGAACCGGTTGGGCTGAAAAGATTTTATTGAAAATTAAAAACGGTGATGGTGAATTAAGGGACTTAGATCTTTTGCTTGATCTGACTACTCAAATGGAAGGACGAACAATCTGTGCTCTGGCTGATGCCGCAGCATGGCCAATTCGTCATACCATCAATCGCTTTAGAGATGAATTTGAAGCTCGCTGTAAAAAAAGCGCGCATGCAGTTGCTTAA
- a CDS encoding 5-formyltetrahydrofolate cyclo-ligase, with the protein MSSKANKQKLRDKVLEERSHISEAVWQQSSHKIIETLQSTDFYKEAKVVHTYLSLNSRREVATDPLIESLFNSDKRVVVPITHFQSGTLTHTEIDSTSELEANKWGVREPRDSDNFDIAELDLIIIPLAAADRKCNRLGYGKGFYDRFLKKTKAKKVGLVFSDFLFDEIPTEEFDEKLDVIITEEEVIFA; encoded by the coding sequence ATGAGTTCTAAAGCCAACAAGCAGAAGCTAAGAGATAAAGTACTAGAAGAGCGAAGCCATATCTCAGAGGCAGTGTGGCAGCAAAGTTCACATAAGATAATTGAAACTCTTCAATCAACTGATTTTTACAAGGAAGCGAAAGTAGTTCATACTTATCTTTCACTAAATAGTCGGCGTGAAGTTGCTACCGATCCCTTGATAGAAAGTTTATTTAATTCCGATAAAAGGGTAGTGGTACCAATTACTCATTTTCAAAGCGGAACCCTCACTCATACTGAGATTGATTCTACCTCCGAATTAGAAGCAAATAAATGGGGAGTACGAGAGCCCAGAGACTCAGATAATTTTGATATAGCTGAGTTAGACCTCATCATCATTCCATTGGCAGCTGCTGATAGAAAATGCAACAGGTTAGGGTATGGAAAAGGTTTTTATGATCGCTTTCTGAAAAAAACAAAAGCAAAAAAAGTGGGCTTAGTATTTAGCGACTTTCTATTTGATGAAATCCCCACAGAAGAGTTTGATGAAAAACTGGATGTGATAATTACTGAAGAAGAAGTGATTTTCGCGTAA
- a CDS encoding response regulator: protein MNYKVLVIDDDKPIHFMVKSLLKKEFQVLNAHDVQEAIDILSETHVNLILSDIHMPGISGLEFLESIRLDEKKKKIPVLIMTNLPTVEKEQKAYDLGAADFIKKELLNNDKEKVLEIIRMKIVTDVRVDGLDEDQSKKKDRLVMKLMETAITGSFPKTVETLCEGLNEIVSTKFTGFWMVHGDQTNALHLKTANANNPENADDLSKEKTFEHLKESKEPYLSNHVFKEDEGFFVDYSREEGLAAEIGVPLFAVSERDLLMNNMKIPGDAEMFGVLLLKRSVLFSSTEFELVSRLIKQSGSILYRLFKKANS, encoded by the coding sequence ATGAATTATAAGGTTTTAGTAATTGATGATGATAAGCCCATTCATTTCATGGTCAAAAGCCTCTTAAAAAAAGAATTTCAAGTCTTGAATGCGCATGATGTTCAGGAGGCTATCGATATATTATCAGAAACACATGTAAATCTAATTTTGTCTGATATCCATATGCCGGGTATTTCAGGTTTAGAGTTTTTGGAATCCATTCGTCTTGATGAGAAAAAGAAGAAGATTCCGGTCTTAATTATGACCAATTTACCTACGGTAGAGAAGGAACAAAAAGCCTATGATCTTGGAGCTGCTGACTTTATCAAAAAAGAGTTGCTCAATAATGACAAGGAAAAAGTCCTCGAAATAATCAGGATGAAGATAGTTACTGATGTAAGAGTTGATGGGCTTGATGAAGATCAATCAAAAAAGAAAGATCGCTTGGTTATGAAGCTGATGGAAACAGCGATTACCGGCTCTTTTCCCAAAACAGTTGAAACTTTATGCGAGGGACTAAATGAAATTGTTTCAACTAAATTCACAGGTTTTTGGATGGTTCATGGTGATCAAACAAATGCCCTTCACCTCAAAACAGCAAATGCTAACAACCCTGAAAATGCTGATGACTTATCAAAAGAAAAAACGTTTGAGCATTTAAAAGAAAGCAAAGAACCATATCTAAGTAATCATGTATTTAAAGAAGACGAAGGCTTCTTTGTAGATTATTCCAGAGAAGAGGGGCTTGCCGCGGAGATTGGTGTTCCTCTTTTTGCAGTAAGTGAGCGCGATCTGCTTATGAATAATATGAAGATCCCTGGTGATGCAGAGATGTTTGGAGTTCTTTTATTGAAGAGATCGGTTCTGTTCTCATCAACTGAATTTGAACTTGTATCAAGGCTGATCAAGCAGTCCGGATCTATTCTCTACAGACTTTTTAAAAAGGCTAACTCCTGA
- a CDS encoding NADH-quinone oxidoreductase subunit A produces MLENYFPILILAVVAVALAAVLLTLSKILGPFRPNKTKLNPYESGMDPVGEARDRYSISFYLVAMEFIVFDLEVVFIYPWAVRYLELGFGTFVSMMIFIVILFVGLLYTLKKGTLDWDLNHFKA; encoded by the coding sequence ATGCTCGAAAATTATTTTCCTATTTTAATCCTTGCTGTTGTAGCTGTAGCTTTAGCAGCAGTTCTATTAACTCTTTCTAAAATACTTGGGCCCTTTCGCCCCAATAAAACAAAATTAAATCCCTATGAAAGTGGGATGGATCCTGTAGGGGAAGCCAGAGATCGTTATTCGATCAGTTTTTATCTGGTAGCTATGGAATTCATTGTCTTCGACCTTGAGGTTGTATTCATTTATCCATGGGCAGTTCGGTATTTAGAACTTGGGTTCGGAACGTTTGTATCCATGATGATATTTATTGTAATACTATTTGTAGGCCTTCTTTACACACTTAAGAAAGGCACCTTAGACTGGGACTTAAATCATTTTAAAGCTTAA
- the bshC gene encoding bacillithiol biosynthesis cysteine-adding enzyme BshC: MDISGCSFSELSYSTLFNTYISNFDKLKAFYPFNPLSSVDMEKRASSLESSVYKTNYISALAKYHEALGIEDSQRDQLDKLSKKNALVIVTGQQLGVYGGPLFTVFKTMTAILLARKYEEELGRPVIPVFWLADEDHDFEEIAWTGIVGRNDFSKISLNQQGKEIPVSEELVTDQIEEFKSKVKEELFDTDFSEALLAQLNTHYKTGNTHAQAFAGLINSWFAGEGLLIAGSNFEPIKKLIAPEFITSISQSDSIFESLESKSTELEKDYHRQVMNGDSNLFYLSEDAGRIKIHHSNGRWSAGELDWTEQELLQLIESNPERFSPNVFLRPIIQDKLLPTLGYVAGPGELAYYGQMKELYEEFDLEMPPIIPRFTGTIIESGITRILDKLPFEFPDYGKRIEDLESEFVEQSESADIEKVFSIWKDKLDAAAEDPLKVINEIDPTLDGTVGKTVAGFSNELDKLKGRVYRSIKKQEEIQINRIEKIKVNLFPDGGLQERSVSPVYFMNKYGLDIWNQLISEIEKEGLDLTKHHLIEL; this comes from the coding sequence TTGGACATATCTGGTTGTTCGTTTAGCGAACTTTCTTATTCAACACTATTTAACACATACATTTCTAATTTCGATAAGCTGAAGGCTTTTTACCCGTTTAATCCACTTTCATCAGTAGATATGGAAAAGCGGGCAAGTAGCTTAGAATCTTCTGTATATAAAACAAACTATATTTCAGCTTTGGCAAAGTACCACGAGGCATTGGGTATTGAAGACTCCCAACGGGACCAACTCGATAAACTCTCGAAGAAAAATGCCTTAGTAATAGTTACCGGTCAGCAGCTTGGTGTTTATGGAGGGCCGCTTTTTACGGTTTTCAAAACAATGACTGCTATTTTATTGGCCCGAAAGTATGAAGAAGAATTAGGGCGTCCGGTAATACCTGTTTTTTGGCTTGCTGATGAAGACCACGACTTCGAAGAAATTGCCTGGACTGGAATAGTTGGCCGAAATGATTTCAGTAAGATTTCTCTCAATCAACAGGGTAAAGAAATCCCTGTGTCTGAAGAACTAGTCACAGATCAAATTGAGGAGTTCAAATCAAAGGTTAAGGAAGAGCTGTTTGATACTGACTTTTCTGAAGCTCTTTTAGCACAACTCAATACTCATTATAAAACTGGTAATACACACGCTCAAGCTTTTGCCGGGCTTATTAATTCTTGGTTTGCTGGGGAAGGGCTTTTGATTGCAGGAAGTAACTTTGAACCAATCAAAAAGCTGATTGCTCCAGAGTTTATTACATCCATAAGCCAATCTGATTCTATATTTGAATCTTTAGAAAGCAAAAGTACTGAGCTCGAAAAGGATTATCATCGGCAAGTTATGAATGGCGATTCTAACCTTTTCTATCTGTCGGAAGATGCTGGCAGAATCAAAATTCACCATAGTAATGGAAGGTGGTCAGCGGGGGAGTTAGACTGGACGGAGCAAGAACTGCTTCAATTAATTGAAAGTAACCCAGAAAGATTTTCGCCAAATGTATTTCTGCGTCCAATTATACAGGACAAATTACTACCAACGCTTGGGTATGTAGCGGGGCCCGGAGAACTCGCCTATTATGGTCAAATGAAAGAGTTATATGAAGAATTTGATTTAGAGATGCCTCCAATCATACCTCGATTTACCGGAACTATTATAGAATCCGGAATAACCAGGATTTTGGATAAACTTCCATTTGAGTTTCCTGATTATGGAAAGCGAATCGAAGATCTCGAATCCGAATTTGTAGAGCAATCTGAGAGTGCTGATATCGAAAAAGTTTTTTCAATCTGGAAGGATAAACTCGATGCTGCTGCTGAGGATCCCCTCAAAGTTATTAATGAAATTGACCCTACTCTAGATGGGACTGTTGGTAAAACGGTAGCTGGTTTCTCAAATGAATTGGACAAGCTGAAAGGGAGAGTTTACCGATCGATCAAAAAGCAGGAGGAAATTCAAATCAACAGGATCGAAAAGATTAAAGTAAATCTATTTCCTGATGGCGGTTTACAAGAGCGATCTGTTTCACCCGTTTATTTTATGAACAAATATGGTTTAGATATTTGGAATCAATTGATTTCCGAAATTGAAAAGGAAGGTTTAGATCTTACTAAGCATCACTTAATTGAACTATGA
- a CDS encoding NADH-quinone oxidoreductase subunit B — translation MGIESALGEGFFTTKIDSLTNWARANAAWPMPMGLACCAIEMMAFAGPRYDASRFGSEVMRFSPRQSDVMIVAGWSTYKMSHAIRRIWDQMPDPKWCIAMGACASTGGMHRCYGVVQGVDNYLPVDAYVSGCPPRPDALLHALMKIQDKIKTEHSVLLDT, via the coding sequence ATGGGAATTGAATCAGCACTTGGTGAAGGATTTTTTACTACTAAAATTGACTCGCTCACAAACTGGGCTCGCGCTAACGCTGCGTGGCCGATGCCAATGGGTCTCGCTTGTTGCGCTATTGAGATGATGGCTTTCGCCGGACCTCGATATGATGCCTCTCGTTTTGGATCAGAAGTAATGCGTTTTTCTCCACGGCAGAGTGATGTTATGATTGTGGCCGGATGGTCGACTTATAAAATGTCACACGCTATTCGCCGAATTTGGGATCAGATGCCTGATCCCAAATGGTGTATTGCAATGGGTGCTTGCGCCTCAACCGGAGGAATGCATCGGTGCTACGGCGTAGTTCAGGGTGTAGATAATTATTTGCCTGTAGATGCATACGTATCTGGGTGCCCGCCACGCCCCGACGCCCTACTTCATGCCTTAATGAAGATTCAGGACAAAATTAAAACTGAGCACTCTGTTTTATTAGATACCTAA
- a CDS encoding (2Fe-2S)-binding protein, whose product MPEIFIDGQRYEFEEGYDKGLLQFILDNGKEVPFFCYHPSMSAPANCRQCYVKVGTPVKNRETGEYELDENGEREIRWFPKMQTSCTMQMQDGMVVHTQETSEEVARAQKDTMELILINHPLDCPICDQAGECPLQIQTYKYGPEGSRFEVKKQHKPKRVELGPRVTLDAERCINCTRCVRFTEEISETNQLTITARGDKNYPITAPGREFDDPYSMNTIDICPVGALTSTDFRFKARVWEMNQTPSIDITNGKGTNIDLWTRDNLVLRITPRYNGEVNDHWMPDEGRAAYRRFNENRISRPAIKLDGDNQTKTSWNNAIETFAETLESHKPEDVLVVGSAHASVEENYALMKVFNLWGVNNFKFAPHIVEGAGDDLLLTDDQAPNTQGVKLLGFEETSNLKSEVKDAKVVIILSDELIDREVLSADDLSGKFSILLSTNECETGKVADLVIPVTCIAEHAASYVNVDGRIQRSFPAKETKYTHRSLDLEMSQGRLDRYGTNFDNWVTEDNKVDCAPAWDIMNQLAERMGLDVSLGAPREIMEEIASSIPAFKAVNYERMDNEMGINLNASNKEEATA is encoded by the coding sequence ATGCCAGAAATATTTATAGACGGACAACGATACGAATTTGAAGAAGGCTACGATAAAGGTCTGCTTCAATTCATTTTAGATAATGGTAAAGAAGTTCCATTCTTCTGCTATCACCCATCCATGAGTGCACCGGCTAATTGCCGTCAGTGCTATGTAAAGGTGGGAACGCCAGTTAAAAACCGTGAAACCGGTGAATACGAGCTGGATGAAAACGGTGAGCGTGAAATACGCTGGTTCCCAAAAATGCAGACTTCCTGCACCATGCAGATGCAAGATGGAATGGTAGTCCACACTCAGGAAACGAGTGAAGAAGTTGCCAGAGCTCAAAAAGATACCATGGAGCTCATTCTTATCAATCACCCGTTAGATTGCCCTATTTGTGATCAGGCAGGTGAATGTCCACTTCAAATTCAAACTTATAAGTATGGACCAGAAGGCAGTCGTTTCGAAGTTAAGAAACAACACAAGCCAAAACGGGTTGAGTTAGGCCCAAGAGTTACGCTTGATGCCGAGCGTTGTATTAATTGTACTAGATGTGTTCGGTTTACGGAAGAAATTAGTGAAACCAATCAGCTGACGATTACAGCTCGTGGTGATAAGAACTACCCGATTACAGCTCCGGGACGTGAGTTTGATGATCCGTATTCAATGAATACCATCGATATTTGTCCGGTTGGAGCTCTCACCTCTACTGATTTCCGATTTAAAGCACGTGTTTGGGAAATGAATCAAACCCCAAGTATCGATATCACAAACGGAAAAGGAACCAATATTGATCTCTGGACCCGGGATAATCTCGTACTTCGCATCACCCCAAGATATAATGGTGAAGTGAATGACCACTGGATGCCTGATGAAGGCCGTGCAGCTTATCGCAGATTTAATGAAAACAGAATCTCCCGCCCTGCAATTAAATTGGACGGAGACAATCAGACCAAAACTTCTTGGAATAATGCTATTGAGACTTTTGCCGAGACCTTAGAATCTCACAAACCAGAAGATGTTTTGGTAGTTGGAAGCGCTCATGCTTCAGTTGAAGAAAATTATGCCTTAATGAAGGTATTCAATCTTTGGGGAGTCAATAACTTTAAGTTTGCTCCTCATATCGTTGAAGGAGCTGGTGATGATTTATTATTGACCGACGATCAGGCTCCAAACACACAGGGCGTTAAGCTTCTTGGGTTTGAAGAAACTTCAAATCTCAAGTCTGAAGTTAAAGACGCTAAAGTAGTTATTATACTTTCTGATGAACTGATAGATCGTGAAGTGCTTTCTGCAGATGATCTATCAGGTAAGTTCAGCATTTTACTTTCAACAAATGAATGCGAAACCGGCAAAGTTGCTGATCTGGTAATTCCGGTAACTTGTATTGCAGAACATGCAGCAAGTTATGTAAACGTAGATGGTCGCATCCAGCGCTCCTTCCCTGCTAAAGAAACTAAATACACCCACAGAAGCCTGGATCTTGAAATGTCTCAGGGACGTTTAGATCGCTATGGTACTAATTTTGATAACTGGGTAACTGAAGACAACAAAGTAGACTGTGCACCTGCATGGGATATTATGAATCAGTTAGCTGAACGAATGGGATTAGATGTTTCCTTAGGAGCACCTCGGGAAATTATGGAAGAAATCGCATCAAGTATACCTGCCTTTAAAGCAGTGAATTATGAGCGAATGGATAACGAGATGGGTATTAATCTTAATGCTTCAAACAAAGAAGAGGCTACTGCATAG
- a CDS encoding NADH-quinone oxidoreductase subunit NuoH: MSTGGIDIFGLLFVPTWVAVLAIGVITYLNSAAVLVYAERRIASFIQNRVGPNRVGPFGLLQPIADVVKLLLKEDVTPSKGYKVLHAVAPMIPVITALMSVAVIPFGEGLYVTDINAGVLFILAVASLGVYGVTLAGWASNSKYSLLGGLRAAAQMISYELPMGMAVASVVLVAGSLSVVEIAASQEHLWNFFINPIGAVIFIIAAFAEANRTPFDLVEAEQELVGGFHTEYSGMKFGMFFLAEYMHVFIGSILITTFFFGSYHLPFAGYWLPELDPLLKGILDVSVFSVKVIFWCFVFIWVRWTIPRFKYNQVMKLGWGRLLPLSILNFMLIALGMYAYTHWL, encoded by the coding sequence ATGAGTACAGGTGGAATTGATATTTTTGGATTGTTATTTGTCCCAACCTGGGTAGCTGTATTAGCGATCGGAGTGATTACTTATTTAAACTCAGCCGCCGTTTTGGTGTACGCTGAACGACGTATAGCTTCATTTATTCAAAACCGGGTTGGACCTAACCGAGTTGGACCTTTTGGTCTTCTTCAACCTATAGCTGATGTTGTAAAGCTTCTTCTAAAAGAAGACGTAACTCCTTCAAAGGGTTATAAAGTACTTCATGCTGTCGCACCAATGATCCCTGTTATTACAGCTTTAATGTCTGTAGCGGTTATACCATTTGGTGAAGGTCTTTATGTGACTGATATTAATGCTGGAGTTTTATTCATTCTTGCTGTGGCTTCTCTCGGAGTATACGGAGTAACCTTGGCTGGATGGGCATCAAACAGTAAATACTCCCTACTGGGTGGTCTTAGAGCTGCAGCACAGATGATCAGTTACGAACTTCCTATGGGAATGGCCGTAGCTTCGGTTGTATTAGTGGCAGGCTCTTTAAGCGTAGTTGAAATCGCTGCTTCACAGGAACACTTGTGGAACTTTTTCATCAACCCAATTGGTGCAGTCATATTTATTATTGCTGCTTTTGCTGAAGCCAACAGAACTCCTTTTGATCTTGTGGAAGCTGAACAAGAATTAGTTGGTGGATTTCACACGGAGTATTCAGGAATGAAATTCGGAATGTTCTTCCTTGCTGAATACATGCACGTATTCATTGGAAGTATTCTAATCACCACCTTCTTCTTTGGAAGTTACCACCTCCCTTTTGCAGGCTACTGGCTACCAGAATTAGATCCTCTTTTGAAGGGAATTCTTGATGTATCTGTATTCTCAGTGAAGGTTATATTCTGGTGCTTTGTATTCATCTGGGTCCGTTGGACGATCCCGAGATTCAAGTACAATCAGGTTATGAAGCTTGGTTGGGGAAGATTACTGCCTCTGAGCATCCTCAACTTCATGTTGATTGCATTGGGTATGTATGCATATACACACTGGTTATAA
- a CDS encoding NADH-quinone oxidoreductase subunit C yields the protein MSLELNKTEQAVVDGLSSDFSEDLIEVYQSCDHTYIRVEANNIVDILTYLKDKHHFIFLCDIVGTDRYTSDERFEVIYNIMNLRTQDRIFVKIRLEEENPVVKTATSVWKAAGWLEREAYDMFGIRFEGHPDHRRIFMPEDFEYFPLRKEFPLLGIPGSIELPNTTPDTE from the coding sequence ATGAGTTTAGAATTAAACAAAACTGAACAAGCAGTTGTAGATGGTTTGTCTTCTGATTTTTCAGAAGACCTGATCGAAGTCTACCAGTCTTGTGACCATACATACATTCGGGTGGAAGCGAATAACATCGTTGATATCCTTACTTACTTAAAAGATAAGCATCACTTCATTTTTCTATGCGATATTGTCGGAACTGACCGATATACTTCTGACGAACGCTTTGAAGTGATTTATAATATCATGAACCTTCGAACACAGGATCGTATTTTTGTTAAGATCCGGCTTGAAGAAGAAAACCCAGTTGTTAAAACAGCTACTTCCGTATGGAAAGCTGCAGGATGGCTTGAGCGTGAAGCTTATGATATGTTTGGTATTCGTTTTGAAGGTCACCCTGACCACAGAAGAATATTTATGCCAGAAGATTTTGAATACTTTCCACTAAGAAAAGAATTTCCATTGTTGGGAATCCCCGGTTCCATTGAGCTGCCTAACACAACACCAGATACGGAGTAA
- a CDS encoding NADH-quinone oxidoreductase subunit D (Catalyzes the transfer of electrons from NADH to quinone), with translation MKLKDINSKVDPKFFKEHQRGIYQSLEDKHTTIEEIDSEDPLNAKMVLNMGPQHPATHGVLRLILQLRGELIEKTKIDIGYLHRGVEKIAENKTYQEFMPYTDRMDYLSPYSNNVALCLAVEKLAEVEVPERAQYIRMICCELARISSHLLWLGTMVMDAGAISFFIWTFREREKIYDIFDEVAGHRFTVSHSRIGGVANDFTDDAVARIKEFVEKFPQELKDWHGLLDRNRIFIDRNKDVGILKTENALDIGATGPVLRAAGYGVDQRIIKPYLKYDEVDFEVPTRMEGDNLARYFVRMEEMAESIKIINQCFDKMPKGPIRANNAKQAYPSKDEVYYSMEGMIHDFMMTDTGICPPAGKEVYHAVESPKGELGYFIQSDGTGHPWRLKINAPSFRNLQVLENMLDGEMVADTVVIIGGVDPVLGEADK, from the coding sequence ATGAAACTCAAAGACATTAATAGTAAGGTTGATCCCAAGTTTTTTAAAGAACACCAACGAGGCATCTATCAAAGCCTCGAAGATAAGCACACTACTATTGAGGAGATTGACAGTGAAGACCCACTCAATGCCAAGATGGTTTTGAATATGGGACCTCAGCACCCTGCTACTCACGGAGTGCTTCGTCTAATTCTCCAACTGCGTGGTGAACTTATTGAAAAGACGAAAATTGATATAGGATACCTTCACCGTGGTGTTGAAAAGATTGCGGAGAATAAGACTTATCAGGAATTCATGCCTTATACTGATCGCATGGATTACCTCTCTCCCTACAGCAACAACGTTGCGCTTTGTCTCGCTGTTGAAAAACTAGCTGAAGTTGAAGTCCCTGAACGAGCTCAATATATTCGTATGATCTGTTGTGAGCTTGCTCGCATCTCCTCCCACCTTTTATGGTTAGGAACAATGGTAATGGATGCCGGAGCAATCTCCTTCTTTATATGGACATTCAGAGAGCGTGAGAAGATTTATGATATTTTTGATGAGGTAGCCGGTCACAGGTTTACTGTTTCTCACTCCCGAATTGGTGGAGTAGCTAATGACTTTACAGACGATGCTGTTGCTCGAATTAAGGAGTTTGTTGAAAAATTCCCGCAAGAATTAAAAGACTGGCATGGACTTTTAGACAGAAATCGAATTTTTATTGATCGTAATAAAGATGTCGGCATTCTAAAAACAGAAAATGCTTTAGACATCGGCGCAACCGGACCTGTTTTAAGAGCAGCTGGCTATGGCGTTGATCAACGAATTATAAAGCCTTACCTCAAATATGATGAGGTAGATTTTGAAGTACCTACACGAATGGAAGGCGACAATCTTGCTCGCTATTTTGTTCGAATGGAAGAAATGGCTGAAAGTATCAAGATTATCAATCAGTGCTTTGATAAGATGCCTAAAGGACCTATCAGAGCTAACAATGCTAAACAAGCCTACCCTTCTAAAGATGAGGTTTATTACTCAATGGAAGGAATGATTCATGACTTCATGATGACAGACACTGGTATTTGCCCTCCGGCAGGTAAAGAAGTTTATCATGCAGTTGAATCACCAAAAGGTGAATTAGGATACTTTATTCAGAGTGACGGCACAGGACACCCATGGAGGCTTAAAATTAATGCGCCTTCTTTCCGAAACCTGCAGGTTCTTGAGAATATGCTGGATGGAGAAATGGTTGCCGACACTGTAGTAATAATTGGAGGAGTTGACCCAGTATTGGGAGAAGCAGACAAATAA
- a CDS encoding NAD(P)H-dependent oxidoreductase subunit E: MEETYEFTKEDLKEIEAIKAKFPEVMPATLPTLWVAQNRFGHVEPGVQRLVAKTLDLPESHVHGVATFYTQYYKERKGKYVLDVCTTTSCQLCGGYDMLHYLEDKLGIKAGETTEDGKFSIQSVECLGACGYAPMMQITNDVYVNNLTEEKLDKVIDDLKDDKMPEFESVGMPLLEKRNI, from the coding sequence ATGGAAGAAACTTACGAGTTCACAAAAGAAGATTTAAAGGAAATAGAAGCTATTAAAGCAAAATTTCCAGAAGTAATGCCCGCTACCCTGCCAACGCTTTGGGTAGCTCAAAATAGATTCGGACATGTTGAACCTGGTGTTCAGCGATTAGTTGCTAAGACACTAGACCTCCCCGAATCTCACGTTCATGGAGTAGCTACTTTTTATACACAGTATTATAAAGAGCGAAAAGGTAAATACGTTCTCGACGTCTGTACAACTACCAGTTGTCAGCTTTGCGGTGGGTATGATATGCTTCATTATCTGGAGGACAAACTTGGTATTAAAGCAGGAGAAACTACTGAAGACGGTAAATTCAGTATTCAGTCTGTTGAATGCCTCGGTGCATGTGGCTATGCCCCGATGATGCAGATTACAAATGATGTGTACGTCAACAATCTTACTGAAGAAAAATTAGATAAGGTTATTGACGACCTGAAAGATGATAAAATGCCTGAATTTGAATCTGTAGGAATGCCCCTCCTCGAAAAAAGAAATATTTAA